CCGCGGGGCGCAATGCGCGCGAGTCGATCAGCTTCCTGGCGACCCTGAAGGCGAAGGCGTCGGCGCACATCGTCATCGGGCGCGATGGGGCGATCACGCAGATGGTGCCCTTTGACCGCGCGGCGTGGCACGCCGGCAAGAGCAAGTGGGAGGGAGTCGTGGGGCTGAACGCCTACTCGCTGGGGATCGAGCTGGACAACGCCGGGTGGATGAAGCGGGGTGCCAACGGGAAGTGGATCTCCTGTTTCGGCGGCGCATACCCGGATGCGGAAGTGCGCGAGGCGCTGCACAAGAACGAGGAGACGCCGCGCGGCTGGCACGAGTACACGCCCAAGCAGCTCGACGCCGCGATGGAGCTTTCCAGGCTTCTCGTGCGCACCTACGGCATCAAGGACGTGATCGGCCACGAAGACATCTCCCCCGGCCGCAAGCAGGACCCGGGGCCGTGCTTCCCGATGGCGGCCTTCCGCAAGAAGGTGATGGGCGGGCGCGATGAACAGCCCGACTCCTTCGTCACCACCGAGGAGCTCAACCTGCGCGGGGGCCCCGGCTCGAAGCATCCGCTCGTGGAGGCGCTCCCGATGGGGACCCGCGTGGAAGTCGTAGAGGAGAGCGGGAGCTGGCGCCGCGTCGTCGTGCAGGACAGCGTCCACGGCCGCGACGAGCTGCGCGGCTGGGTGCACGGCCGCTACCTGGCGTCCTACGAAAAGCCGCGGGACGTCTTGATCGCCAGCGAGGCGCTGAACCTGCGCCAGGGACCCGGCTCACAGCAGCCGCTCGTCGCCGCGCTCCCGGCCGGGACGCGCGTGGAGGTGCGGGAGGAGAGCGACGCCTGGCGCCGGGTGGACGTGCTGGACAGCATCGAGGGCCGCGACGGGCTGCGCGGCTGGGTGCACGGCCGCTACCTGGCGCGCCCCGCCCCCACCCCCGCCGGCAAGATCCCCGCGGTCGAGATCGTGGGGGTGCCGGCCGGGATCTGAACCGCGCCTACCAGAGCGCGGCGGCCAGCGCCGCGACCGCGGCGGCGAGGGCGCTGCCAGAGACCCAGAAGAGGGTGCGCAGCCGGCCCCCGAGGACGACGCCCGTCTGGCGGAGCGACTCCTCGGTGGACTCGCGCTGGGCGGCCAGGGCGGCGTGCACCTCATCCAGCCGGCGCCGCGTCTCCGCCTGCGACGCTTCCACGCGGCGCAGCGACTCGCTCACGGGGACGACGGCGTCCTCCACCTCCACCAGGCGCACCGCCAGCGCGTCCACCTCGTCGCGCACGCCGTCCGATGCGGTGAGGGCGCTGCCGGCCATCGCTGCCATGGCGGGGTCGGTGAAGAGCGACTGCTCCATCACCCGCTTGGCCGCGACCACCTCCTGCATCGCCTCCGCGAAGTGCCGCTGGGCGATCTGCTTCTCCGTGTCGGGTCCGGGCTCGCCGATGGCCATCTGCGCGCCCTTGAGGACGGCGTTCTTGATGTCGCCGCCGCTGGCGGGGTACAGGTTGGCGAGCGCCTGGAAGTCCACGTCGTCGGCCAGCGGCGTCTTTCGGGCGTGGATCTGCGCGCGCCAGATCCGCTCGCGCTCCTCCGCCCCCGGCATCTCGAAGAGGATGTGCGTGCGGATGCGCCGCTCGAACGCCGGGTCGAAGTTGGCGGCGAGGTTCGTCGCAAAGATCACCACGCCGGGGAACTCCTCCAGCTCGCGCAGCAGGACGTTGACGACGGCGTTGGCCTCGCGCTGGTACCCCTGGTCCACCGAGGTGAAGCGGCGCCCCGCGATGGCATCCGCCTCGTCGAAGAAGAGCACCGCGTCCTGCTCGCGCGCGGATGCGAAGACGGCGGCGACGTTCTTGGCCGTGGCGCCCGCCCACTGGCTCTCCAGCTCGGCGTAGCGCACCACGAGGAGGCGCTTCCCCAGCGCATGCGCCACCGCCTCGGCGCAGATCGTCTTCCCAGTCCCTGGCGGCCCGGCGAAGTTGAAGGCCAGCGCCAGCCCCGTGGCGTGCCGCTCCCCCAGCCCCCAGTCCCCAAAGATCA
This genomic window from Longimicrobium sp. contains:
- a CDS encoding ATP-binding protein, with protein sequence MANPFRDLFFPGGNAEQLVEALVPRRTFADVVLPPATRRALDNALVQIRKHDVIFGDWGLGERHATGLALAFNFAGPPGTGKTICAEAVAHALGKRLLVVRYAELESQWAGATAKNVAAVFASAREQDAVLFFDEADAIAGRRFTSVDQGYQREANAVVNVLLRELEEFPGVVIFATNLAANFDPAFERRIRTHILFEMPGAEERERIWRAQIHARKTPLADDVDFQALANLYPASGGDIKNAVLKGAQMAIGEPGPDTEKQIAQRHFAEAMQEVVAAKRVMEQSLFTDPAMAAMAGSALTASDGVRDEVDALAVRLVEVEDAVVPVSESLRRVEASQAETRRRLDEVHAALAAQRESTEESLRQTGVVLGGRLRTLFWVSGSALAAAVAALAAALW
- a CDS encoding N-acetylmuramoyl-L-alanine amidase, which produces MKIVNHRLVKDDGTPYPFVSSPNVSKKLDPRYLVIHYTAGRNARESISFLATLKAKASAHIVIGRDGAITQMVPFDRAAWHAGKSKWEGVVGLNAYSLGIELDNAGWMKRGANGKWISCFGGAYPDAEVREALHKNEETPRGWHEYTPKQLDAAMELSRLLVRTYGIKDVIGHEDISPGRKQDPGPCFPMAAFRKKVMGGRDEQPDSFVTTEELNLRGGPGSKHPLVEALPMGTRVEVVEESGSWRRVVVQDSVHGRDELRGWVHGRYLASYEKPRDVLIASEALNLRQGPGSQQPLVAALPAGTRVEVREESDAWRRVDVLDSIEGRDGLRGWVHGRYLARPAPTPAGKIPAVEIVGVPAGI